The window aatcatttatacTCATAAAGAGTTTATACATTCGGCGCAGGAATATCCCCACTAAACCCAATCGGACTCTAGTATTGATTCCAATGTTCTGTCAGCAAAAACCTTCCTGTGACAACACAAGGAAGAAAATATGATTTATGGTAATTTTTGCAGAGACTGTTTCCCTGCAGTAAGTATTGTTCCTTTACAGCACGGTGGAACAGAATGCTTGAAGTCTGCTGTCCACATGTTCCCCAGTGTAAACTAAATGTTTCCCATTGTGTCTGAAATCTGCAGAGCTTAACTACAAACTTGTATGTTTCCGACCCTTGACCTTACCACAAGCTGACCTACATTCTCTAAATATAACCATTCCTAGACTTTTACTCAAAATAAAAACGGGAGGGTTCATCTGTTTTCAGACTAGTGAACACGCTCACCACCCTGAACTGCTCCAGTTTCTGGTTGCCTTTGACAAAAAAAGGACACTCCCTGTCTCCTGTCCTGTGGCCGTATCGCTTGCATCTCCAACctgcagcaaaaaagaaaaacaagaaacaattaCCAATCTGTTTACTAGGGAGAAATTAAGTGATGTCACATAAGCACGATCCCAGAGCTGCCATTAGAAGCACAGTTTATAATACAGACGTTCATGCTGCAGTTTTGACCTTGAGAACAGgttaaaatatttctgtctctctcttgaGCTTTCAACTACATGTCATAACATTTATCCAGCAATCAGAGTATTTTCAGCCATCATTAACaactaaacacacactgaatagAAATCAAAGTCCCAGTTGCCATCAAAGTACTGGATGACAACTGAGCTAAATTAATTGGGGAGACTCTGCTGATGAACTGATCTGCAGTTATGAAGAGAAGCTTGTGCAAACTACTTCCGCCCAGCTTCATCCTTAAACCTAACAGgcaaaaataaatccattcattttttgGAAAGAGACTATTTTTGCATACTTGTAACCACACATTCAATCAGGCCAATGCATGCAGTGATTAGCTATAAAATATGTGCCTCCTAATAAAAATTCTCCTCAAATAAACCGGAAACCACTGCTAATGCTTCACTGAAAACTTAAACGAGTTTTACTTCTAAAGTTACAATGTAATACTGCCTGCATTTAATGGTCTAGAAAAAGACTTcacttatatttaaatattgttgATTTTGGTTCATATTGTTCCAgatgttttcatattttgagTATGGCGATAAAATGATTTTGATTCTCAAAAACATACAATGGATTTTAAACAGGATTAATATCTACTTTCTTATGTCTATATTTGCTTGATATGGagaaatgttaatttatttagtCAGACTAGGATTGTGACAGGGATCATGTAAAATACATCTGCAAATCCTCCTGCTCTGAATGGATAAAAAAGAAGACTGTATGCTTGTGAACTTGCGATCTATTCAACAGCAGCTTCCAaaaatttgatgaaaaaaaaatcactgtgcTTCacaatatatttgaatataacCTCTATCATTATACATATCATACTGACATATTCTTGCCAAAACATAGCTCCACTATGCCAGAAATTACATACTGTGCATTAAAGTGGCACTGACAGCTGTTACCATGAACAGCTTGACTCCAGGAAAAGTAGGACCACATGAGTCCTGTACTATTTTCCAAAAGCAGTTGTCGGTACGGCGGTTTTTCATGTCCATATTCCTCTCATACTGTGATGTTTCTGTCCCTTTTACAGTGTGACATACGCAAACATTTACTCAAAGAATTAAGGAgagtataaaataaatgacattttgtgGAAAGCAtccatgtgtatgtgtgcatgcccTGACTCCAGCAGTCCTTCACTGTAACGCGATCAGGACTGAGATGATTATAGTTAGGAGTGATGTTTAGTTAAACAGACTTCTTTTCCTACAACAACATTGAATAATATTAAGGATGTGGATCCACCCCTTACATATGGAGCAATGTGATGTGCCTTAGATTGCTGTTGGGGAATATCCAGTTACAGATTAAATATGTGCAAACCGCACATATGTTTCCTTTACTGAAACCCCTTGCTAGAAATGCTGAATTGGTGCAACAATACTCACACTGCATCACCTTCACCTCCTTTCCCAGAGGCATCCATAGCCCCCGGGTGGGGGCGTGTGCCAGGAAGTTCCTGGCCTCCTCATTTCCAGGTTCTGCAGGAATACAGTCCTCTGGTTTGTCCTCATGTTCCTGCAACAACCACCGTCAATACTGAGTAAATCTTCCATTTCAGAACAACCTAATATAATATCCAGGTTTTAAAAAGCATCTTTTGAAACTGTCTTTTCTCCACACTCACTGATGTATGAAAACAATACCTTTATGTATCCCGGTGGAGGTTTCTCATAGCTGCATGAAAGATAGATAATGACGTCAATTCATTCATAAACGCACAGTCgaaaaatttaaatgtagttGCGTATCCATTACTTAGCCTGCATAATGTAAAACTAATGCTAACTGCTAATAGAGCAGATTGCTGTAACAGCGGAACACTGGTAAACTAATATCTATAATTCATGCACAAGTTTTCTCAGTTTGACAGAAAGACTCAAGGTTAATTTTACTCACAAAGTCTCAACGTGTTTCAATTTCTGGACCTCTAGGTTGAGCTTTTTCGTTTGTGTTTTGAGTTTATCTAAATCCTGTTTGGACGACTTGTGCTTCTTGTGGTCTCGTCTGTCTTCCGTCTCTCTTGCTCGCTTTCTGTCCGACATTTCTCTGATAGTGACACACGGCctctccaaaataaaaacattaactaataagaaaatgttaaattacAGACAGAAAGTGTTCTGTATTCCAATTCGACGTAGCGGTAGCGATGCATCTAGCTGCTAACAAGCTAGCGTTCCTCTAATGGTGCTACACTTCCTGTGTGGCTGATTTGTTAAAGTCCACCGCCACCTGCAGGACATGTGCTGAAACTACAAGTGTGGCTCCGACAAATTTACCAGGAGCCAGGAAAATCTCACCATAGTAGAATCTCACCGTAATAGAATGTCATCATAGTAGGCTTACAGACTCCCTGTTAATAGCGTTTGGTCGAAATGAACTCGCATGGCGAATGAGAGTAAATAGAGCTGAACGACTGAAGCAATTTTTAAACCACATACAGACAAAAGCAATCATTATAGTACACAAGGGAAGGGAATACACTGGACCCATTGTCCCtgatcacatttttttaatcccatATCCTGCTCATGGGCCTTTGAGCaacatttcctctttcttttattttcactgaCTGTCAGCAGTTTTTGCAAATAGCTCCTACTTACCTCTACCAGCTATGCTTGAAATCACAAGGATTTCTGTCACAAGATcatgtcagatattttttttatgactaaAGACAAATGTAGGGCTATTCACAACGCCCAGAAGCATGCAGTTAAAATGCTGGAGATTGTTGTCACTCAGACTCACTACGAGATACTACAGTCTCAGAGTTGTATATCAGT of the Antennarius striatus isolate MH-2024 chromosome 14, ASM4005453v1, whole genome shotgun sequence genome contains:
- the rp9 gene encoding retinitis pigmentosa 9 protein; amino-acid sequence: MSDRKRARETEDRRDHKKHKSSKQDLDKLKTQTKKLNLEVQKLKHVETFYEKPPPGYIKEHEDKPEDCIPAEPGNEEARNFLAHAPTRGLWMPLGKEVKVMQCWRCKRYGHRTGDRECPFFVKGNQKLEQFRVAHEDPMYDIIRENKRNEKETRIQQLQQLLQDSTSSNADSSSSSSSSSDHHRSKKRKKRKEKKKKDKKKKKKKQKHKSSKASDSSDSD